One stretch of Periplaneta americana isolate PAMFEO1 chromosome 1, P.americana_PAMFEO1_priV1, whole genome shotgun sequence DNA includes these proteins:
- the Fer2 gene encoding musculin gives MTSGGESTAFGAYDDLARSARVTTSRADSSSSAASPPSCSLHHHHHLGGFLGSAELSDDELGDLPSCAYAGRGAGAGGVQQLQYLGVSDDQGGELGGSAADGTEFYPSGSPYRIQRHAANIRERKRMLSSINSAFDELRVHVPTFPYEKRLSKIDTLRLAIAYIALLREVLTADYDPLTYVEKCLRGEIKAAERAEWNTSDLTARLSWINWENLGVNPNRRSVLTTLTLTADNMNN, from the exons ATGACGTCCGGCGGCGAGAGCACCGCGTTCGGCGCCTACGACGACCTGGCCCGCAGCGCGCGCGTCACCACCTCGAGGGCCGACAGCTCCTCGTCGGCCGCCTCGCCCCCGTCGTGCagcctccaccaccaccaccacctgggGGGCTTCCTGGGCTCCGCGGAGCTCAGCGATGACGAGCTGGGCGACCTGCCCTCCTGCGCCTACGCGGGCAGGGGCGCCGGCGCCGGTGGCGTCCAGCAGCTGCAGTACCTCGGCGTCTCAG ACGATCAAGGTGGTGAGCTGGGCGGCAGTGCGGCCGATGGAACAGAGTTCTACCCGAGCGGCAGTCCGTACCGCATCCAACGACACGCCGCCAACATACGGGAGCGCAAGAGGATGCTGAG CAGCATCAACTCGGCCTTCGACGAGCTGCGGGTGCACGTCCCCACCTTCCCCTACGAGAAGCGGCTGTCCAAGATCGACACGCTGCGCCTGGCCATCGCATACATCGCGCTGCTGAGGGAGGTGCTCACGGCGGACTACGACCCCCTGACCTACGTGGAGAAGTGTCTGCGCGGCGAGATCAAGGCGGCGGAGCGCGCCGAGTGGAACACCAGCG ATCTGACTGCGAGGTTGTCGTGGATCAACTGGGAGAACCTGGGCGTGAACCCAAACCGGCGGAGTGTGCTCACGACTCTAACACTCACAGCAGACAACATGAACAATTGA